The following coding sequences lie in one Marinobacter antarcticus genomic window:
- a CDS encoding SIS domain-containing protein: MSETENLINQLFASHMEHTAQAASTVGPAIEQAADAFVNALLNDGKIVTCANGNANVIAQYFCTAFLNRFEQDRPALPAINLGADATTYSAICRDNRFNDTFSRQVKAIGKPGDLLFVIVDDGHKANLIQAIQAAHDREMNVVVLSAREKSDITSLMHSEDHEIALNDLSPTEASPLLLLVINALCSLVDGKLFGG, from the coding sequence ATGAGCGAAACGGAAAACTTGATCAACCAGTTGTTTGCGAGCCACATGGAACATACTGCTCAAGCAGCCAGCACCGTAGGACCTGCTATCGAGCAGGCAGCAGACGCTTTTGTAAACGCCCTTCTCAATGACGGGAAGATTGTTACCTGCGCCAACGGTAACGCCAACGTAATAGCCCAGTATTTCTGTACGGCATTCCTGAATCGCTTTGAACAGGATCGGCCTGCACTGCCGGCGATCAATCTGGGAGCCGACGCGACCACCTACTCGGCCATTTGCCGGGATAACCGATTCAACGATACTTTCTCCCGCCAGGTTAAAGCCATCGGCAAGCCCGGCGACCTATTATTCGTGATTGTTGACGACGGTCACAAAGCGAATCTCATTCAGGCTATTCAGGCAGCCCATGACAGGGAAATGAACGTGGTGGTACTGAGCGCGAGGGAGAAGTCTGATATCACCTCCCTGATGCACTCTGAAGACCACGAGATCGCTCTGAACGACCTCTCACCAACAGAGGCATCGCCCCTGCTGCTGCTGGTAATCAATGCCCTGTGCTCACTGGTAGATGGAAAACTGTTTGGAGGCTGA
- a CDS encoding cytochrome c1, translating into MRKLIFGLFIAFLPVLGLAAGAGVPLDHIETDHTDKASLQRGAAMFTNYCMGCHSMEYARYKRVADDLEIPVDLYEENLIFTGAQIGELMKNSMNKDMAADWFGAPPPDLTLESRLRGEAWVYSYLRGFYKDETRPLGVNNVVFPAVGMPHVLVGLQGLCAVEPNIGKKASVEPLSGNVNNSSACPEYATEGSMSGAEFDSAMYDLTNFMSYMADPIKVERERLGIFVLIFVAIFFVFAYLLNREYWKDVH; encoded by the coding sequence ATGAGAAAGCTGATTTTTGGTCTTTTCATCGCATTCCTGCCAGTTCTTGGACTGGCAGCCGGTGCTGGCGTTCCGCTTGATCACATCGAGACGGACCACACAGACAAGGCATCTCTTCAGCGTGGTGCTGCTATGTTCACCAACTACTGCATGGGGTGCCACTCCATGGAGTATGCCCGTTACAAGCGGGTTGCTGACGATCTTGAGATCCCTGTTGATCTATACGAGGAGAACCTTATCTTCACCGGCGCCCAAATTGGCGAGCTGATGAAGAATTCCATGAACAAGGATATGGCAGCGGACTGGTTTGGTGCTCCGCCACCGGACCTTACGTTGGAAAGTCGCCTGCGTGGTGAAGCCTGGGTTTATTCGTATCTGCGTGGTTTCTACAAGGATGAGACGCGTCCGCTCGGCGTGAATAATGTCGTGTTCCCTGCGGTGGGCATGCCGCACGTGTTGGTTGGCCTTCAGGGGCTGTGTGCAGTTGAACCCAACATAGGTAAAAAGGCGAGCGTTGAGCCGCTGAGTGGCAATGTCAATAACTCGAGCGCCTGCCCAGAGTATGCGACGGAAGGCAGTATGTCCGGCGCCGAGTTTGATAGTGCCATGTATGACCTGACCAACTTCATGTCTTATATGGCGGATCCTATCAAGGTGGAGCGTGAGCGCCTCGGGATTTTCGTATTGATCTTTGTGGCTATTTTCTTTGTCTTCGCGTACCTGCTCAATCGTGAGTACTGGAAGGACGTGCACTGA
- a CDS encoding glutathione S-transferase N-terminal domain-containing protein — MGVVTKRSSMTFFSDPTSHYSHRVRIVLAEKGVTVDVVDVDPDNPPAELADLNPYNALPTLVDRDLVLYEPNIMMEYLDERFPHPPLLPVYPVARANSRLMIHRIQKDWCGLVDQILNQPNVKASETARKELRESLLATAPLFAEMPFFLSEEFTIVDCCIAPILWRLPLLGIELNEKQAKPLHKYMESIFGREGFKASLSDLEEDIRS; from the coding sequence ATGGGCGTTGTGACCAAGCGGTCATCGATGACGTTTTTCTCGGATCCGACCAGCCACTATAGCCACAGGGTGCGCATTGTGTTGGCAGAGAAGGGTGTTACCGTTGATGTCGTTGATGTTGACCCGGACAATCCACCAGCCGAGCTGGCTGATCTGAATCCGTATAACGCCCTGCCGACTCTGGTGGACCGTGACTTGGTTCTGTATGAGCCTAACATCATGATGGAATATCTTGATGAGCGCTTTCCACACCCGCCGTTGTTACCGGTTTATCCGGTTGCCCGCGCCAACAGCCGGCTGATGATCCATCGGATCCAGAAGGACTGGTGTGGTTTGGTGGATCAGATTCTGAACCAGCCAAACGTCAAGGCGTCAGAGACCGCTCGTAAAGAGTTGCGCGAAAGCCTGCTCGCAACAGCGCCGTTGTTTGCTGAAATGCCGTTTTTCCTCTCTGAGGAATTCACCATTGTGGATTGCTGTATTGCACCTATCCTCTGGCGCTTGCCGTTACTGGGCATAGAGCTCAACGAGAAGCAGGCCAAGCCGCTGCATAAGTATATGGAGAGCATTTTTGGCCGCGAAGGTTTCAAAGCGAGCCTCTCTGATCTCGAAGAAGATATCCGTAGCTGA
- a CDS encoding UDP-N-acetylmuramoyl-L-alanyl-D-glutamate--2,6-diaminopimelate ligase: protein MCITSLSTLLQGIVSVPSVFDVTIHGLQTDSREISAGDAFVALAGTATPADHYVDQAIAAGATVVLLESDTELECSEHHGALIVPVAGLRQLTGKIAARFYEHPSRRLRLIGVTGTNGKTSVSHYVAQLLSQAGTPCGVLGTLGYGMPGALQEATHTTPDAVQINRALAGILAKGGRAAAMEVSSHGLDQGRVDGLTITAAIFTNLTRDHLDYHGSMEAYGATKARLFEREDVHFSVINFDDPFGRQLYKKLEGKCDRVRYSLHESETELWLKEFHPTEYGFDAIVDGEWGSFDFSAPLMGSFNASNVLAAIATVMTLGVSIEQVQQAVKQLTPPPGRLERFCGGDGVRAVVDYAHTPDALANALAALRPHVAGRLICVFGCGGDRDSGKRPEMAKETEKGADVIIVTDDNPRTESPVGIVQDILTGFSRPDCATVIHDRAEAICFAINMAAPDDLVLIAGKGHESWQEIAGQKLPFSDAAQVRRMLKLEGGAA, encoded by the coding sequence ATGTGCATAACATCTCTCAGCACCTTGTTGCAGGGCATTGTTTCTGTCCCCTCAGTATTTGACGTCACCATACACGGACTGCAAACCGACAGCCGTGAAATCAGTGCTGGTGACGCGTTTGTCGCGTTGGCGGGCACGGCTACGCCGGCGGACCATTACGTGGATCAGGCCATAGCCGCCGGTGCGACGGTTGTGCTCCTGGAGTCTGACACAGAGCTGGAGTGTTCGGAGCATCATGGTGCGCTGATTGTGCCGGTTGCAGGGCTTCGCCAGTTGACGGGCAAAATTGCTGCCCGTTTCTACGAGCATCCTTCCCGCAGGCTCCGGCTAATAGGCGTTACCGGCACCAACGGTAAAACGTCAGTGAGCCACTATGTGGCCCAGTTGCTAAGCCAGGCAGGAACGCCCTGCGGTGTTCTGGGTACGCTGGGCTACGGCATGCCGGGAGCTTTGCAAGAAGCGACTCATACCACCCCGGACGCCGTTCAGATCAACCGTGCATTGGCGGGCATTCTCGCCAAGGGCGGACGTGCCGCAGCGATGGAAGTGTCATCCCACGGTTTGGATCAGGGCCGAGTGGACGGGCTGACTATAACCGCAGCCATTTTTACCAATCTGACGCGGGATCACCTTGATTATCACGGTTCCATGGAAGCTTATGGTGCCACCAAAGCCCGGCTGTTTGAGCGTGAGGATGTGCACTTTTCGGTGATCAACTTTGATGATCCCTTCGGTCGCCAGTTATACAAAAAGCTTGAAGGCAAGTGTGATCGCGTTCGCTACAGCCTGCACGAATCCGAGACAGAGCTGTGGCTGAAAGAGTTCCATCCTACGGAATATGGCTTTGATGCAATCGTCGATGGTGAGTGGGGTAGTTTCGACTTCTCTGCGCCCCTTATGGGCAGCTTCAATGCCAGCAATGTGCTTGCGGCAATTGCAACGGTTATGACATTAGGTGTTTCTATAGAGCAGGTTCAGCAGGCGGTCAAGCAACTGACGCCCCCTCCCGGCAGGCTTGAGCGCTTTTGTGGCGGCGATGGCGTCCGTGCCGTAGTTGATTACGCCCACACCCCGGATGCCCTGGCGAATGCCTTGGCCGCATTGCGGCCGCACGTAGCTGGACGGTTGATTTGTGTATTCGGTTGTGGAGGTGATCGTGACAGTGGAAAGCGCCCGGAAATGGCGAAAGAAACAGAGAAAGGCGCGGATGTCATCATTGTTACGGATGACAACCCACGGACAGAAAGCCCAGTGGGAATTGTGCAGGATATTCTGACGGGCTTCTCTCGCCCGGATTGTGCAACGGTTATTCACGACAGGGCTGAGGCAATCTGCTTCGCTATCAACATGGCTGCGCCCGACGATCTTGTTCTTATAGCGGGAAAAGGTCACGAGTCCTGGCAGGAGATCGCCGGCCAGAAGCTTCCTTTTAGTGATGCCGCTCAGGTTCGCCGGATGCTGAAGCTCGAAGGAGGTGCCGCATGA
- the ftsL gene encoding cell division protein FtsL, protein MGAVAIEPAVKQAKLNKEKVREGVVAAVRISRRVFDALRQKRVLVSLALAVLLVGSSIGVVVSAHENRGLFNTLSQLQVERDRFQAEWSQLLLEQSALGAHGRVEKLAAERFSMVVPGRQDIVLVPLMSPLASR, encoded by the coding sequence ATGGGCGCGGTAGCCATAGAGCCGGCGGTAAAGCAGGCCAAGCTGAATAAAGAAAAGGTTCGCGAGGGCGTTGTTGCTGCCGTCCGGATTTCGCGACGTGTTTTTGATGCCCTGCGGCAGAAAAGGGTTCTGGTATCACTGGCCCTTGCAGTGCTGCTTGTAGGTTCATCTATAGGTGTTGTTGTCAGCGCCCACGAGAACCGTGGACTGTTTAACACGCTGTCCCAGCTTCAGGTCGAGCGCGATCGTTTTCAGGCGGAATGGAGCCAGTTGCTTCTGGAACAGAGCGCTTTGGGAGCTCACGGTCGCGTGGAAAAACTTGCGGCAGAGCGGTTCAGTATGGTGGTTCCGGGGCGTCAGGATATTGTCCTGGTGCCTCTGATGTCGCCTTTAGCATCCCGGTAA
- a CDS encoding penicillin-binding protein activator, whose protein sequence is MTKNRINHTALAGIFTISLLFAGCAGVDLESHIAQSPSQALELAAKERNTETAQRYLLKVASRFQERGEHRAARTLLQSTQLAQPAPPLQAQKQLLAMASAVALEDREWAGIIAKTLSPDNFRSYNSDLVNRAASLQAETYALVGDRLSAAMTLMLLSQTDGKVNPQQIHDQIWTFLKAVPDQQLAAAGESSIGFETEGWFELAARVRAPGLSIDDQGRAIRRWQNNWPGHPAAQILPSELQLIANLAENRPEKIVLALPLQGPLASAGKAIRDGFLAAYYQDDSADRSKTDIRIVDTSNQPFDELYKELAAQDIDLIIGPLEKDALASLTSMRTLPVPALGLNYLAADKKAPDGLYQFGLSAEDEARQIADRLSEENINQVLALIPQGEWGDRVEAALLKRMQHNGAVALDIERFFREDNLRAVTADLLGITVSRDRAIQVERTIGLNVEFEPRRRQDAEAIVMVAEPAVARQFKPLFAFYFGGDLPVYSPSIIYEGSPDPARDRDLNQVIFTDIPWVLDSKNPLREEATRALPDTYGQLGRLFAMGADAWQLSKRLPLLRQVQTAVVDGQTGKLTMTREGSIHRNQLWAQFRSGTPDLLTKPADPGAEADKRPQALTN, encoded by the coding sequence ATGACTAAGAACCGTATTAACCATACCGCCCTGGCCGGTATATTTACCATCAGCCTGTTATTTGCCGGTTGCGCCGGTGTCGACCTGGAGTCGCACATAGCCCAATCCCCCTCCCAGGCTCTCGAGCTTGCCGCAAAAGAACGCAACACTGAAACGGCGCAGCGATACCTGCTGAAGGTCGCAAGCCGGTTCCAGGAGCGCGGCGAACACCGGGCGGCCCGCACATTACTGCAGAGCACTCAACTGGCGCAACCTGCACCGCCACTACAGGCACAAAAGCAGCTACTCGCCATGGCAAGCGCGGTGGCGCTCGAAGACCGGGAGTGGGCCGGCATTATTGCCAAGACACTCTCACCGGACAATTTCAGGAGCTACAACTCAGACCTTGTGAACCGGGCCGCAAGTCTTCAGGCCGAAACCTATGCGCTTGTAGGCGACCGCCTATCAGCTGCCATGACTCTAATGCTTCTTTCACAGACAGATGGCAAGGTTAACCCGCAACAGATCCACGACCAGATCTGGACATTCCTGAAAGCCGTTCCGGACCAGCAACTCGCTGCCGCAGGCGAAAGCAGCATCGGTTTTGAGACCGAGGGATGGTTTGAGCTCGCCGCAAGGGTGCGCGCTCCTGGGCTGAGCATTGATGATCAGGGCCGAGCTATTCGTCGCTGGCAAAATAACTGGCCCGGCCATCCAGCCGCGCAGATACTGCCATCGGAACTGCAGCTTATTGCCAACCTGGCTGAGAACCGACCTGAAAAAATTGTCCTGGCACTGCCTCTTCAAGGGCCTCTGGCCAGCGCCGGCAAGGCTATCAGGGACGGATTTCTGGCCGCCTACTACCAGGACGACTCAGCCGACCGCAGCAAAACCGACATCCGCATTGTGGACACCTCAAATCAACCATTTGATGAGTTGTATAAGGAACTGGCCGCTCAAGATATCGATCTGATTATAGGCCCTCTTGAGAAGGATGCACTGGCAAGCCTTACCAGCATGAGAACTCTTCCAGTCCCTGCCCTCGGGCTCAATTATCTGGCTGCCGACAAGAAGGCGCCAGACGGCCTCTACCAGTTTGGACTCTCAGCAGAGGACGAAGCCCGACAGATCGCGGACAGACTCTCGGAGGAGAATATTAATCAGGTTCTGGCGCTCATCCCCCAGGGTGAATGGGGCGATCGAGTAGAGGCTGCGCTGCTGAAACGTATGCAGCACAATGGCGCAGTTGCACTGGATATCGAGCGATTCTTCCGCGAAGACAACCTGCGTGCAGTTACTGCAGACTTGCTGGGCATTACCGTATCCCGGGATCGGGCTATTCAGGTAGAACGTACCATTGGTCTCAATGTGGAGTTCGAACCGCGGCGGCGCCAGGATGCTGAAGCAATCGTTATGGTGGCCGAGCCCGCAGTCGCACGCCAGTTCAAGCCGCTGTTTGCGTTTTACTTTGGAGGCGACCTGCCCGTCTACTCGCCTTCCATCATTTACGAAGGCTCACCGGACCCCGCCCGGGATCGCGACCTCAACCAGGTTATTTTTACCGACATTCCCTGGGTACTCGACAGCAAGAACCCATTGCGTGAAGAAGCCACCAGAGCCTTGCCCGACACTTATGGTCAGCTTGGCAGACTCTTTGCCATGGGTGCGGACGCATGGCAGCTGAGCAAACGTCTGCCTCTGCTACGTCAGGTTCAAACCGCCGTAGTCGATGGCCAGACAGGTAAACTGACCATGACCCGCGAAGGCAGCATCCATCGAAATCAGCTTTGGGCACAATTCCGCAGCGGAACGCCCGACCTGCTAACGAAGCCAGCCGACCCTGGCGCTGAAGCGGACAAGCGCCCGCAGGCGCTAACTAACTGA
- the rsmH gene encoding 16S rRNA (cytosine(1402)-N(4))-methyltransferase RsmH: MTSDRSQEVGAEFSHRSVLLDSAVDYLVSDPDGNYVDATFGRGGHSQLILGRLGTSGQLLGIDKDPEAITVAELLAADDSRFGYFHGSFSELGRAVSDAGWGQVDGVLMDLGVSSPQLDDASRGFSFMREGPLDMRMNPLQSPSAAEWLASADEREIADVIWRYGEERFSRRIARLVVEHRKEAPIETTLQLAALVSEAVPKKEKHKHPATRTFQAVRIFINRELEDLEAGLQAAVDRLAPGGRLVVISFHSLEDRLVKRFMRDLARGPRLPKGIPVTADQEASDFRLIGKASKAGAGEVSENVRARSAVMRVLERIDNKQKSQGSA; encoded by the coding sequence ATGACCTCTGATCGCAGTCAGGAGGTCGGAGCAGAGTTTTCGCATCGCTCGGTCCTTCTGGATTCGGCGGTCGACTATCTGGTCAGCGACCCCGATGGCAACTATGTGGATGCCACGTTTGGTCGCGGTGGTCATAGTCAGCTCATTCTCGGGCGCCTGGGCACGTCTGGCCAGTTGCTGGGTATCGACAAGGACCCAGAGGCTATCACTGTGGCTGAGCTGCTTGCAGCGGATGATTCCCGATTCGGATATTTCCATGGTTCATTTTCTGAGCTCGGCCGCGCGGTATCTGACGCTGGCTGGGGGCAGGTTGATGGCGTGCTGATGGATCTGGGTGTGTCTTCGCCACAGCTTGATGATGCATCGAGAGGTTTCAGCTTTATGCGTGAGGGCCCGCTTGATATGCGAATGAATCCGTTGCAGTCGCCGAGTGCGGCTGAGTGGCTGGCAAGTGCGGACGAGCGTGAGATCGCGGATGTTATCTGGCGCTACGGAGAAGAACGGTTTTCCCGTCGCATCGCCCGCCTGGTTGTTGAGCATCGCAAAGAGGCGCCGATTGAAACCACGCTTCAGCTGGCCGCGTTGGTGAGCGAAGCGGTACCGAAAAAAGAGAAACACAAGCACCCGGCAACCCGCACTTTTCAGGCAGTTCGAATTTTTATTAACCGCGAACTGGAAGATCTGGAAGCTGGGCTGCAGGCAGCAGTAGATCGACTGGCGCCTGGCGGGCGTCTGGTTGTTATCAGCTTTCATTCGCTGGAAGACCGGCTGGTCAAGCGTTTTATGCGAGACCTTGCTCGCGGCCCCAGGTTGCCCAAAGGCATACCGGTGACGGCGGATCAGGAGGCTTCGGACTTCAGGTTGATTGGCAAGGCCAGCAAGGCCGGTGCCGGCGAGGTCAGTGAGAATGTTCGTGCCCGCAGCGCTGTTATGCGGGTTCTGGAGCGCATCGACAACAAACAGAAATCCCAGGGGAGCGCGTAA
- a CDS encoding ClpXP protease specificity-enhancing factor — protein MTSSRPYLVRAFNEWILDNDCTPYIVVDASVQGVQVPNAHVANGQIVLNVSPGAVRSLVVGNGALEFSARFGGVPMQVFIPLQAVMAIYAKENGEGMVFGSEPGSPDPDGTNDREGAGQSGGQEERPSGRPTLKVVK, from the coding sequence ATGACGTCCAGTCGTCCGTATCTGGTACGGGCATTTAATGAGTGGATACTGGATAACGACTGCACGCCTTATATAGTGGTGGACGCGAGCGTTCAGGGCGTTCAAGTGCCTAATGCGCATGTCGCGAACGGACAGATCGTTCTGAATGTCAGTCCTGGTGCAGTGCGCAGTCTGGTAGTGGGTAACGGTGCGCTGGAGTTCAGCGCCCGCTTCGGTGGTGTACCGATGCAGGTCTTTATTCCGCTTCAGGCAGTGATGGCTATCTACGCCAAGGAAAACGGTGAAGGTATGGTGTTTGGCAGTGAGCCCGGATCCCCGGATCCTGACGGCACTAATGATCGGGAAGGGGCCGGGCAGTCCGGAGGTCAGGAAGAGCGCCCATCGGGCCGGCCGACTCTCAAGGTCGTTAAATAA
- the mraZ gene encoding division/cell wall cluster transcriptional repressor MraZ: MSNFLGSHAINMDAKGRLAIPTKVRESLAQACGGRIVLTANADEERCLLVYPEPEWEILRPKIEALPNMNKAARRLQRLLLGNAAPMEMDSAGRILVPPTLRSYAYLEKKLMLIGQGKKLELWSEERWFAWLDESSGDEDMPPEMEALSL; encoded by the coding sequence ATGAGCAATTTTCTCGGCAGTCATGCCATCAATATGGATGCAAAGGGTCGCTTGGCGATCCCCACCAAGGTGCGCGAAAGCCTCGCGCAGGCTTGTGGTGGCCGCATTGTATTGACGGCGAATGCCGATGAAGAGCGGTGTCTGCTGGTTTACCCGGAGCCGGAGTGGGAAATTCTCCGCCCTAAAATCGAGGCGCTTCCCAACATGAATAAGGCTGCGCGACGCCTCCAGAGGCTGCTGCTTGGTAACGCTGCGCCCATGGAGATGGATTCTGCTGGACGCATTCTGGTGCCGCCCACATTGCGCAGTTATGCATATCTTGAGAAAAAGCTGATGCTCATCGGTCAGGGCAAGAAACTGGAGTTGTGGAGTGAGGAACGCTGGTTTGCGTGGCTTGATGAATCTTCCGGTGATGAAGATATGCCGCCCGAGATGGAGGCGCTTTCCCTATGA
- a CDS encoding YraN family protein — translation MEGRKAIGAHFEGVAARYLTSRGVHIRERNVYNRGGEIDLIGQDNDTLVFFEVRYRGSGSLVDPAGSISYPKRQRLLKAASFYLHRHNLWNALSRIDVVAISPGTVKKYRVQWIKNAIQADV, via the coding sequence ATGGAAGGCCGCAAAGCTATCGGAGCACATTTTGAAGGAGTCGCAGCAAGGTATCTCACCTCTCGCGGCGTGCATATCCGGGAACGCAATGTTTACAACCGCGGCGGTGAAATTGATCTGATAGGCCAGGACAACGACACTCTCGTCTTCTTTGAGGTGCGCTACCGGGGCAGTGGCAGTCTCGTCGATCCGGCAGGCTCCATTTCTTATCCAAAACGACAGCGGCTATTGAAGGCCGCTTCGTTTTATCTGCACCGACACAACCTTTGGAACGCACTCAGCCGGATAGACGTAGTGGCAATCAGCCCGGGAACCGTTAAAAAATACCGGGTACAATGGATCAAAAATGCAATCCAGGCGGATGTATAA
- the rsmI gene encoding 16S rRNA (cytidine(1402)-2'-O)-methyltransferase, producing the protein MQTLKPSDSGGTLYIVATPIGNLEDLSSRAAKVLSEVAVIAAEDTRHSGRLLQHLGINKPLIALHDHNERGRVKSILDQLLAGADVALISDAGTPLISDPGYVLVREARAEGVRVSPIPGPCALVAALSAAGLPTDRFLFVGFLPAKRTGRRTALDELRKEISTLVFYESPHRILDTVSDIMEVMGAHREIVLGREITKTFETFYSGEAAQVLSALTDDPHGSRGEFVVMVRGADKAESGLMAGALDVDQLLSLLIAELPVKKVAKIASGLTGLGKNELYQRALELKDV; encoded by the coding sequence ATGCAGACATTAAAGCCGAGTGATAGCGGTGGAACCCTCTATATCGTCGCTACGCCCATTGGCAATCTGGAGGATCTTTCTTCGCGCGCAGCCAAAGTGCTTTCGGAGGTGGCGGTCATTGCCGCAGAGGATACTCGCCATAGCGGGCGCCTGCTTCAGCATCTTGGTATTAACAAGCCCTTGATTGCATTACATGATCACAATGAGCGCGGCAGGGTTAAGAGCATACTGGATCAGTTGTTGGCGGGCGCTGATGTTGCGTTGATTTCAGACGCAGGTACGCCGTTGATCTCTGATCCGGGCTATGTGTTAGTTCGTGAGGCGAGGGCTGAAGGGGTGCGGGTAAGCCCGATTCCCGGGCCATGCGCACTGGTTGCTGCATTGAGTGCGGCGGGGCTGCCCACTGATCGCTTTCTGTTTGTCGGTTTTCTGCCTGCAAAGCGCACTGGCCGGCGCACAGCTCTGGATGAACTCCGAAAGGAGATATCAACGCTGGTCTTCTATGAGTCACCTCACAGGATACTGGACACCGTGTCGGACATAATGGAAGTAATGGGAGCACACCGCGAGATTGTGCTTGGCCGGGAGATTACCAAAACCTTCGAGACCTTCTACTCAGGTGAGGCGGCCCAAGTGCTCTCCGCACTGACAGACGACCCTCACGGCAGCCGTGGCGAGTTCGTTGTTATGGTGCGGGGCGCCGACAAGGCCGAAAGTGGTTTGATGGCTGGTGCGCTTGATGTGGACCAGTTGCTGAGTCTGTTGATAGCCGAGCTACCGGTCAAGAAAGTGGCGAAGATTGCCTCTGGTTTGACCGGGCTGGGTAAAAACGAACTGTATCAGCGTGCGCTGGAGCTCAAGGACGTCTGA
- a CDS encoding peptidoglycan D,D-transpeptidase FtsI family protein: MSNQESARSLSQKVAAGLKAWRFGSVLGVFLLVVLALGWRLVDLQVVDNDFLRKQGDVRTIRVEAIDAHRGVVTDRYGEPLAVSAPVQTLWANPSEIDPAEPRLANLARVLEISEARLRERLETYAGREFIYLRRKVQPGLAAKAMELDIPGVYTRQEYRRYYPAGEVTAHVVGFTNIDERGQEGMELAYNDWLSGESGRKRVLKDNRGRIIKDLTLIRDASPGHNLELSIDLRLQYLAYRELKAVVTAHDAHGGTLVMLDVETGEVLAMVNQGSYNPNDRSQLAPENLRNKAITDLFEPGSTMKPIAMAAALESGQYSTNTSIDTSPGYRRFGRFTIRDHRNYGVISLTDIIVKSSNVGISKIATELGGDTIRNLYARLGIGQPTGIGFPGEAVGVLPAPPKWRPVEEATLSYGYGMSVNALQLAQAYMVIANGGIRYPLSLMKLNEKPVGRRVLSEQVTSDVRVMLGEAVSRGTGKRAQPGLYSAGGKTGTVHLVGAQGYEDSQYKAIFAGMAPIDNPRIVTVVAVDAPQSGEYYGGEVAAPVFSRVMSNALRLLNVRPELEVGTTGQQAEKTGERG, from the coding sequence TTGTCCAATCAGGAATCAGCAAGATCATTGAGCCAGAAAGTGGCGGCAGGCCTGAAAGCCTGGCGCTTTGGCTCTGTGCTGGGCGTATTCCTGTTGGTAGTGCTGGCTCTTGGCTGGCGCCTGGTTGATCTGCAAGTTGTGGATAACGATTTCCTGCGCAAGCAGGGTGATGTCCGCACTATTCGCGTAGAGGCAATCGATGCTCACCGTGGGGTGGTCACTGATCGCTATGGCGAGCCGCTGGCCGTGAGTGCTCCGGTGCAGACACTCTGGGCAAACCCTTCAGAGATAGATCCCGCTGAGCCGCGTCTGGCTAACCTGGCGCGGGTGCTGGAAATCAGTGAGGCAAGGTTGCGTGAGCGCCTTGAAACTTATGCTGGTCGCGAATTCATTTACCTCCGCCGAAAGGTCCAGCCCGGGCTGGCTGCAAAAGCTATGGAACTGGATATTCCCGGTGTTTATACGCGCCAGGAGTACCGGCGTTATTACCCTGCGGGAGAGGTTACTGCTCATGTTGTCGGGTTTACCAATATTGACGAGCGTGGCCAGGAAGGTATGGAGTTGGCATACAACGACTGGCTGTCCGGGGAGTCTGGCCGCAAACGTGTGCTGAAGGATAACCGCGGGCGGATCATCAAGGATCTTACGCTTATCCGCGATGCCAGCCCCGGCCATAATCTTGAGTTGAGCATAGATCTGCGCCTGCAATACCTGGCTTATCGCGAGCTGAAAGCAGTTGTTACTGCCCATGACGCTCATGGCGGCACGCTCGTTATGCTGGATGTTGAGACCGGCGAGGTGCTGGCGATGGTCAATCAGGGGTCTTATAACCCCAACGACCGAAGCCAGCTTGCCCCGGAAAATCTTCGTAACAAGGCTATCACTGATCTGTTTGAACCCGGTTCAACCATGAAGCCGATTGCCATGGCTGCGGCGCTTGAATCCGGACAATATTCCACCAATACATCGATTGATACATCACCTGGCTATCGGAGGTTTGGAAGATTCACGATTCGCGATCATCGGAACTATGGGGTCATCAGTCTCACCGACATCATCGTCAAATCCAGCAACGTTGGTATCAGCAAGATTGCCACTGAGTTGGGTGGCGATACGATTCGCAACCTCTATGCTCGACTCGGCATTGGTCAGCCAACCGGTATCGGATTTCCGGGTGAGGCTGTGGGTGTATTGCCAGCGCCACCGAAATGGCGCCCAGTAGAAGAGGCTACGCTCTCCTATGGCTATGGGATGAGTGTGAATGCGCTTCAGTTAGCGCAAGCCTATATGGTGATTGCTAATGGAGGCATTCGGTATCCGCTCAGCCTGATGAAGTTGAATGAAAAGCCAGTTGGTCGAAGGGTGCTGTCCGAGCAGGTGACCAGTGATGTTCGCGTCATGCTGGGAGAAGCAGTTTCCAGGGGCACCGGCAAGCGCGCCCAGCCCGGTTTATACAGTGCCGGGGGTAAGACCGGAACGGTCCATCTGGTGGGCGCTCAGGGTTATGAGGACAGCCAGTACAAGGCGATTTTTGCCGGGATGGCGCCAATCGATAACCCCAGAATTGTAACGGTTGTGGCTGTGGATGCGCCGCAGTCTGGCGAATACTACGGCGGCGAAGTGGCTGCACCGGTTTTTTCACGGGTGATGAGCAATGCGCTCCGTCTCCTGAATGTGAGGCCGGAGTTGGAAGTTGGCACCACGGGCCAGCAAGCCGAAAAAACAGGGGAAAGGGGTTAA